One Gadus morhua chromosome 1, gadMor3.0, whole genome shotgun sequence DNA segment encodes these proteins:
- the LOC115553708 gene encoding putative beta-lactamase-like 1 isoform X1, with protein sequence MKVKWTKLGMVVFFLLSVVMTTCFIWQYRMPKLEMETVSTDSLRKETICPRFPEPVPLTHPIPVLKQALEQVDALFRSKVNQISLPAISAIVILNDSVLWNGNFGKRNGSDPNSPPPSEYTMYRIASLSKIFPTLMLYKLWEDGGVDSLDDPIEKYVDNFTIKNPLGRGGGPGQASPRARLPSITLRRMASQLSGLPRRLRETNLLWSGDTQAALELLKDDILVADPGTKCHYSNVAFSLLAKALAQRVAGVDFEEWVSVNILQRLGLDDTGFDITPDVRAQMAVGVYASGQPAPLYDLGWYRPAGQMYSTAADMAKLSMVLLGGYSRRLLRDDTLKTMLTPAFRCHAGYFANATATPWEVNELRGYDVLRKDGDLDGYAATLSLVPRLNLGLLVLMAGVRPQTGPDLVTEVYRRLLPAIETAFRGAARTLAAPPSSDPYVGIFTYRNMTFYEIKADPDGVLVMQQFGPQMDPSVPAKYRTIRLDYLEDRVFRVVFEQEYPCKLKVNSASVSLEAQDRQLFNFYPFGKKGVSPGFDSPGLNTYRVIRIAHRPYFPS encoded by the exons ATGAAGGTGAAATGGACCAAACTGGGCATGGTGGTCTTCTTCCTGCTGtctgttgtcatgacgacctgCTTCATCTGGCAATACAGGATGCCCAAGTTGGAGATGg AAACAGTTTCCACAGACAGCCTGCGGAAGGAGACGatctgcccccggttccccgaACCCGTGCCCCTGACGCATCCCATCCCCGTGCTTAAACAGGCCCTTGAACAG GTCGATGCCCTcttcaggtcaaaggtcaaccaaATCAGCCTACCTGCGATATCGGCCATTGTGATCTTAAACGACTCGGTTCTCTGGAACGGGAACTTTGGCAAGAGGAACGGGAGCGACCCCAACTCTCCACCCCCCTCTGAATACACCATGTACAG GATCGCCAGCCTCTCCAAGATCTTCCCCACCCTGATGCTCTACAAGCTGTGGGAGGACGGCGGGGTGGACTCCCTGGACGACCCCATCGAGAAGTACGTCGACAACTTCACCATCAAGAACCCGCTGGGGAGAGGCGGCGGTCCCGGACAAGCCTCCCCTCGGGCCCGCCTCCCATCAATCACCCTGCGCAGGATGGCCAGCCAGCTCTCAG GATTACCCAGGCGATTACGGGAGACTAATCTCCTCTGGAGTGGAGACACGCAGGCAGCTCTTGAACTGTTAAAGGACGATATCCTGGTGGCAGATCCTGGCACTAA ATGTCACTACAGCAACGTGGCATTCTCCCTGCTCGCCAAGGCCCTGGCCCAGAGGGTGGCGGGCGTGGACTTCGAGGAATGGGTGAGCGTCAACATCCTGCAGCGGCTGGGCCTGGACGACACGGGCTTCGACATCACCCCGGACGTCCGGGCCCAGATGGCGGTGGGGGTCTACGCCAGCGGCCAGCCCGCGCCCCTCTACGACCTGGGCTGGTACCGGCCCGCGGGCCAGATGTACTCCACTGCGGCCGACATGGCCAAGCTGAGCATGGTGCTCCTGGGCGGGTACAGCCGGCGCCTGCTCCGGGACGACACCCTGAAGACCATGCTGACGCCCGCCTTCCGCTGCCACGCGGGCTACTTCGCCAACGCCACCGCCACGCCCTGGGAGGTCAACGAGCTGCGGGGCTACGACGTGCTGCGCAAGGACGGCGATCTGGACGGCTACGCCGCCACGCTCTCCCTGGTGCCGCGCCTCAACCTGGGCCTGCTGGTGCTGATGGCCGGCGTGCGGCCGCAGACGGGCCCCGACCTGGTCACAGAGGTCTACCGCCGCCTGCTGCCCGCCATCGAGACCGCCTTCAGGGGCGCCGCGCGCACGCTGGCCGCCCCGCCCAGCTCCGACCCGTACGTGGGCATCTTCACGTACCGGAACATGACGTTTTACGAGATCAAGGCCGACCCGGACGGGGTGCTGGTCATGCAGCAGTTCGGGCCGCAGATGGACCCGTCAGTGCCGGCCAAGTACCGCACCATCCGTCTGGACTACCTGGAGGACCGGGTGTTCCGGGTGGTGTTTGAGCAGGAGTACCCCTGTAAGCTGAAGGTGAACAGCGCGTCCGTTTCTCTGGAGGCCCAGGACAGACAGCTGTTCAACTTCTATCCCTTCGGCAAGAAGGGCGTGTCGCCTGGGTTCGACTCCCCGGGACTGAACACGTACAGAGTGATCAGGATAGCCCACAGGCCCTATTTCCCTTCGTAG
- the LOC115553708 gene encoding putative beta-lactamase-like 1 isoform X2 → MKVKWTKLGMVVFFLLSVVMTTCFIWQYRMPKLEMVSTDSLRKETICPRFPEPVPLTHPIPVLKQALEQVDALFRSKVNQISLPAISAIVILNDSVLWNGNFGKRNGSDPNSPPPSEYTMYRIASLSKIFPTLMLYKLWEDGGVDSLDDPIEKYVDNFTIKNPLGRGGGPGQASPRARLPSITLRRMASQLSGLPRRLRETNLLWSGDTQAALELLKDDILVADPGTKCHYSNVAFSLLAKALAQRVAGVDFEEWVSVNILQRLGLDDTGFDITPDVRAQMAVGVYASGQPAPLYDLGWYRPAGQMYSTAADMAKLSMVLLGGYSRRLLRDDTLKTMLTPAFRCHAGYFANATATPWEVNELRGYDVLRKDGDLDGYAATLSLVPRLNLGLLVLMAGVRPQTGPDLVTEVYRRLLPAIETAFRGAARTLAAPPSSDPYVGIFTYRNMTFYEIKADPDGVLVMQQFGPQMDPSVPAKYRTIRLDYLEDRVFRVVFEQEYPCKLKVNSASVSLEAQDRQLFNFYPFGKKGVSPGFDSPGLNTYRVIRIAHRPYFPS, encoded by the exons ATGAAGGTGAAATGGACCAAACTGGGCATGGTGGTCTTCTTCCTGCTGtctgttgtcatgacgacctgCTTCATCTGGCAATACAGGATGCCCAAGTTGGAGATGg TTTCCACAGACAGCCTGCGGAAGGAGACGatctgcccccggttccccgaACCCGTGCCCCTGACGCATCCCATCCCCGTGCTTAAACAGGCCCTTGAACAG GTCGATGCCCTcttcaggtcaaaggtcaaccaaATCAGCCTACCTGCGATATCGGCCATTGTGATCTTAAACGACTCGGTTCTCTGGAACGGGAACTTTGGCAAGAGGAACGGGAGCGACCCCAACTCTCCACCCCCCTCTGAATACACCATGTACAG GATCGCCAGCCTCTCCAAGATCTTCCCCACCCTGATGCTCTACAAGCTGTGGGAGGACGGCGGGGTGGACTCCCTGGACGACCCCATCGAGAAGTACGTCGACAACTTCACCATCAAGAACCCGCTGGGGAGAGGCGGCGGTCCCGGACAAGCCTCCCCTCGGGCCCGCCTCCCATCAATCACCCTGCGCAGGATGGCCAGCCAGCTCTCAG GATTACCCAGGCGATTACGGGAGACTAATCTCCTCTGGAGTGGAGACACGCAGGCAGCTCTTGAACTGTTAAAGGACGATATCCTGGTGGCAGATCCTGGCACTAA ATGTCACTACAGCAACGTGGCATTCTCCCTGCTCGCCAAGGCCCTGGCCCAGAGGGTGGCGGGCGTGGACTTCGAGGAATGGGTGAGCGTCAACATCCTGCAGCGGCTGGGCCTGGACGACACGGGCTTCGACATCACCCCGGACGTCCGGGCCCAGATGGCGGTGGGGGTCTACGCCAGCGGCCAGCCCGCGCCCCTCTACGACCTGGGCTGGTACCGGCCCGCGGGCCAGATGTACTCCACTGCGGCCGACATGGCCAAGCTGAGCATGGTGCTCCTGGGCGGGTACAGCCGGCGCCTGCTCCGGGACGACACCCTGAAGACCATGCTGACGCCCGCCTTCCGCTGCCACGCGGGCTACTTCGCCAACGCCACCGCCACGCCCTGGGAGGTCAACGAGCTGCGGGGCTACGACGTGCTGCGCAAGGACGGCGATCTGGACGGCTACGCCGCCACGCTCTCCCTGGTGCCGCGCCTCAACCTGGGCCTGCTGGTGCTGATGGCCGGCGTGCGGCCGCAGACGGGCCCCGACCTGGTCACAGAGGTCTACCGCCGCCTGCTGCCCGCCATCGAGACCGCCTTCAGGGGCGCCGCGCGCACGCTGGCCGCCCCGCCCAGCTCCGACCCGTACGTGGGCATCTTCACGTACCGGAACATGACGTTTTACGAGATCAAGGCCGACCCGGACGGGGTGCTGGTCATGCAGCAGTTCGGGCCGCAGATGGACCCGTCAGTGCCGGCCAAGTACCGCACCATCCGTCTGGACTACCTGGAGGACCGGGTGTTCCGGGTGGTGTTTGAGCAGGAGTACCCCTGTAAGCTGAAGGTGAACAGCGCGTCCGTTTCTCTGGAGGCCCAGGACAGACAGCTGTTCAACTTCTATCCCTTCGGCAAGAAGGGCGTGTCGCCTGGGTTCGACTCCCCGGGACTGAACACGTACAGAGTGATCAGGATAGCCCACAGGCCCTATTTCCCTTCGTAG